The DNA segment TATCGTCTCCAAAACGAAGACCGGATACTGAGCGGTCGGCGGAAAGGAGGATTTCCTTTACCTCCGCTCCGCAAAAGACTTCGACGCCCAACTCGCGAAGTCGGACATCGAAGGCCTCGGAGAGGCTCGAGCCCCCACCCTTTATGCCGCTGGCCGATTCGTAATAAGATCCCGCAACGCAGGCATGACTCAGAAATGAAACCTCTTCCGGATATACCCCATGGAGCAGGCAATGCATGGAAAGGATGCACTTAAGTATCTCATTATCCGTTATCCCGTCCAGAAATCCGCTCAGGCTTTGACCCTCGCCCGGCAGGGACCTTTGCATATTCCCGCCGGCACCGAGGTCTATATAGGGCTGGGAACGGTAGACATGCCTCACTGCATCGAGATATATGTCGATGGCCCGGGCATCTTGCGGGAATGTGTCTTGAAGCTGCTTACGGATACGGTCATACCCGTAAGGGAAGGTGAATTCAAAGCGAGGCTCGAGGCACCGGAAGGTATCGAATCCATCTTCAGGAAAAGAATATTTTTCTATTTTCCCGGACAGCCCAAGGTATCTGAAGAAGATGTCGAGGGGTTCCCCTTCATTCAGGCCTCCGGTATAGTGAAAGCCCGTGTCGAAGAAAAGGCCTCTTCGCGTAAATCCCCTGATAGTGGGGGCAGTCTTGCCCGATGACTCCAGGAGGGCGGTACGGTACCCCTGCCTTGCCATGATAATAGCGGTGGTCATTCCGGAGACACCGCCGCCGATGACCGCACATCCGTAGCTCATGCGTTCAATTTCAGGATCAGACAGGAATTGGTGCCGCCGAACCCCGCGGAATTGCATAGCACTACACGGGGCGGCCGGAAAATGGTCTCTCTCACGATATTTAACTTTTCCGATCTTCTATCGGGCTTTTCAAAATTGATGTTAGGGGCGATAAAGCCATGGCGGGCCATGATAACAGAATATACTACCTGCGAGGCCCCGGACATCCACAACTCGTGACCCGTCATCGATTTGGTGGAGGAGACGGGGGGTGTAGGGTCGCCGAAAACGGAAGAGATGCAGGCCGCCTCAGCGGCATCTCCCACGGGAGTCGAGGTGGCATGGGCGCAGATATAATCTATCCCGGAAGGTTCCAGGCCGGCGCTACTGAGTCCCTTTCGCATGCCGGCGGCAATACCCTCCTCGCTCGGGACAGAGAGATTGTATCCATCCGAAGAAAAGGCATAGGAGAGGATTTCTCCAAGGATTCGTGCCCCCCTTTGTTGCGCGAGGTCATAGCGCTCAAGTATGACCGCGGCGGCCCCTCCGCTTGGGACAAGGCCATCACGACCTTCGTCGAAGGGTCTGCTTGCCCCTTGAGGATTATCGATTCTTGTCGAAAAGGCGTTGATTCCATCGAAACTGCACATGGATTCCCAGTTGATCTCCTGGGCGCCCCCGCATATCACCCGTTCCTGGCGGCCCAGGGAAATCAAATCTGCCGCTTGCCCGATCGCATGACCGCCGCTCGAACAGGCGGAGCTGATGGACCAGCAGGCGCCCTTGGTTTTGAGAAGGGTATTGAGATTCATGGTTACCGTAGACGTCATGGACCTGAAGATGAGACCGCTGCCGATGCCCTTTGTGTCGCCCTGGTCGATCACCAGTTTTGCCTGCTCGATGGCCGCTACACAACTCGAGTCACACCCGAAAATCAGACCCGTTTCTCCATTTTGGATCTCTTCCGGGGTCAGCCCGGACAGGGCCAGGGCGTCCATGGCGGCGGTGTAGGCCTGAACCGCGAAATCGGGCATGGTTTTAAGTTGTTTCCTTGACAGGCTGCTATGGGGCACAAAATCTTTAATCGCCCCCGTAAGGGGGCTGCGAAACCCCAGTTCTATTCGCTTCTCATCGACTACGATGCCTGATTTTCCCTGGCGAAGCGACGCGGCTACGGTCTCTGAATCATTGCCCAGACAGGAGATAATACCGATACCGGTTATGGCTACTCTAAACATTCGATCTTTTCAGCCTTTCCTATGAATATTGCATATGACGGTCATTATGGCAGCCCTGGGGAGAATCGTGTGACAGGTCACGCGGGGAAGCCGTTCCCGGAAGCATACCGGTAGAGGCTCGATGCGTCATTCATAGAGGGGAGGTAGGCGCGGTAGGCAGTCTTCAGGGGGGCAAACCTGAACTGCTCAGCGAGGTGTGACAGGTGGTGCCTGTATATACCGAAATAGATCCCGTAGAAAGCTGCCCAGACCGAGCCGTATTTCCACGGGTGTTTGTTGGCCCCTTGAGGATGGATTTCAAAAGGATGACAATAATAATTGAAGGGAACCCCTTTCCGGTTTAACCGCCGGTAATGCCGGATTTGGGCACTTATGGGCACATAGGCGCAGAAGAGTCCCCCATTAAGAGGAAAATCGCGCCCGAACAACCGGCAGGAAGTTACCGGAATAACAGTCAAAGAATCCTTGTAGGTGAAAGGCTCCATATCGTCGGGGAGCCGTCCCAGGGACTTCAACAGGGCCGGCTGGGCAGTATGATCGACACGGTAACCCACCGAGATGAGCTCATCATAGGCCCACGGGGTGCAAGGGGTGATACTCCATTCAGGGGCCTTGTAGGTGCTGACCTCCGCCGACAGGAGATCCTCCAGCATGCTCTTACTCATTGAGGCGTCCTCCCGGAAGCCCTTTCTCCCTAATCGTTCGGCGGTCATATGGGTATATCCGTGAGAGGCGACTTCATGACCGGCCCGGCCGATCTCCCTCACAACGCCGGGGTAACGTCGGGCCACATATCCGGGGACGAACATGGTGGCCCTGATATCCATCTTTACCAATGATTCCAGGAGCACATATGTTTCTTTCTCCACGAGGCCGCCGTATGGCAGATGCGTGCCGTTCCTCATATTGAGGCCGTATGCCAGGTCATCGATATCGAAGCATAGGGCGTTAACTATGCCGGGGGCAACATTCACTCTCACCGGTAGACGCCGCCGTTCACCGAGATGACCTGACCCGTAATGTACGAGGCTTTCTCCGAGCAAAGGAAACTCACCACGCCGGCTACCTCCATGGGTGTTCCATAACGACCCATGGGGATCATGGGGAGGACCTTGTCTTTCGGGAGGTCTTTCACCATTTCGGTATCGATAAAACCGGGTGAGACTGCATTGACGAGGACGTTCCGCCGTGCCACTTCCACGGCCAGGGCCTTCGTGGCCCCCATGAGACCCGCCTTTGCGGCGGCATAATTTGTCTGACCTGCAATCCCGCTTTGTCCGGAGGTGGATACTATGTTGATAATACGCCCCTCTCTTTTTCTGAGCATGTTGTTCACTACAGGTTTCGTTACGAGAAAGAAGCCTCCGAGGTTAACGGAGAGGACTTCGTCCCATTCCTCGTGCGTCATCCAGGCCAGGATTACATCCTTTTTAAAACCCGCATTATTAATCAGGGCATAAGGTGTTTCATTTTCCAGCAGGGGCATAAGGTGTGACTCGACGCCTGCCGGATCGGACACGTTAAAGGGGAGCAAAATACACTTCCGCCCGGCCTGCTCGACCGACTTTGCCACATTCGATGCTGCCTCATGGTCGCTCCTGTAATTCAGCCAGATGTCAAAACCGTCGGCCGCAAGGGCCAAAGCCACAGCCGCTCCGATCCCTCTGCTGCCGCCCGTTATTAATGCGATCCTGTTAGTTCCCATATCCTTATCGAGTACCGCCGGTCTACTTGATGACCGTGCTTACCTTTCCCGTATTATCGAATTGAACCGCAAAGGACTTCCATCTGTTTGTCCAGTAATACCAGGTATTGCTGTTAAGGGAAGGCGTCTTGTGCACTGCGGGATAGCCGAGGGCGATCCTTACTCCCTCTTTTGTCATGCCCGTGTAAACCTTTCCTTCATTAATCCCCTTGCGGTCGACAGCGGAGAGATGATTAAGGTTTGTAGGCTGAGGTGACGCGATGATATTGATATATTGGGCGTTGGTCATACCCATTTTCCCCTCGTCAAATTCAAAATAGATCGTTTTGTTGGTATCGCGGGTTACAATGGACAGATCCCTTCTCACAGTGTCTACGATGACAGGTGTATTTACCGGTATTATTACATGTCCTGCGCCGGGATTGGTCCAGTTTGCATAGCTGGCCTTCATCTCCTTCTCCTGCTGCTGTGCGTGGATATTGCTCGTAAGGTATCTTGGTGCGTTGTCGCCAACGCGGACCGAACCGCCGCAACCTGCAAGACCGATAAGGAATGAACAGCAAAGGATAAAGCCGATAATTGTTTTGTGTGTGTCCATAGTTCCTCCTATATATTTGATAATACTATAAGAGAGCGGGAGCCGGGGGTCACGGTGAGCCGCGGGTGAAGGCAGGCTACCGCCATCGGAGCAGACCGCAGTGCGTTCCGGATACGCAAATGAAACTCAAAGGTTCAATATTGTTGGATATTCCCGGAAGTAGCATCACGCAGTAGAAGAATAAGGATATGTGACAGGAGACGACCCCCCCGCGAATACAAGGTTATTTGAGGAAGTTTAGTAAAAATGACGGGTAAATGCAACAGATATTTAGGAAGGCCTCGGGTCCGTCAGCGAACCGGCTCGATAAAACGGCTTACGCGGCCGCTCCCCGGCCACACCGTGAAGAATGCCAAGAAAGTGCTTGTTGTGTCTCTCCCGGTAGGTGTAGAATTCCGGAAAGGCACGTGAGTGAATTAAATACTTGCATGCGGGGAACGAACTGCGATGGATAAATCTGGATTCGATGTTCTGTTTGGCCCTGAACCGCGGGCACATCAGGAGATGGCATGCTCGACGCTGATACGATCGTCATAGGGTCCGGCGCGGGAGGCCTTACTGCGGCCCTGGCCCTGGCCCAGGCGGGCGAACGGGTGCTCGTGGTCGAACAACATACCCAACCGGGAGGCTTGTGCCACAGCTTTCGACGCGGAGGCTTTCGCTTCAGCCCCGGTGTCCATTACATCGGACAACTCGGACCCGGCGGATGGCTGCGCAGAATTTACGAAGGGCTCGGCGTCGCCGACGACCTGACTTTTTGTGAGATGAATCCCGGGGCTTTTGAGCATATCCGTATCGGAGATGAGGTTTTCGACCTTCCCAAGGGCGAGAAGGCCATGATCGAGCGCTTCAAAATGAGATTTCCGCGCCAGGCCGGGGGAATCGACGACTATTTTTCTCTTCTCCATACGGTGTGCGAGGAGATGGCATGCATCCCGGAAACAAAAAGTTTTGTCGATTTCCTGACCGTCCCCTTTCGGACCTGGAATATGGGTCGTTACGGGCTCTACAGCCTCGACCGCATCCTTCGCGACAGGATATCCGATCCATTGCTGCGCTCCTTCCTCTCCATCCAATGCGGCGACCACGGACTGCCCCCTTCCAGGGTGCCGTTTGCCATGCATGCTCCGGTGGCGGGACACTATATCGATGGAGGTTATTACCCCCTCGGGGGTGCGAGCGCCATCCCCGGAGCCCTGATCCAGGGCCTTTACAAAGAAGGCGGCGAGGTCCGGCTTTCCACTCCGGTGGAAAAAATACTTATCGAAAAAAGAGGGAGCAGGCGCCGCGCCATCGGGGTTCGCCTTGAGGGAGGCGCTGAACTTCGCGCGGGCCGGATAGTCTCCAATGCCAGTCCTCACATCACCTATAATCAACTCGTGGGCCGGGAGCACGTGAGTTCCCGCCTTAGACGAAAGCTCGACCGCACAAGCTACTCGATCGCAGCCCTGACCCTTTTTCTGGCGACGGACCTGGACCTCGAATCGATGGGCATGGATTCCGGAAACTACTGGTACGCGTCCGGGGGTGATTTTGAGTCCGTCTACACCCGTGCGCAAGACCCCGATGCGGTGGGCGACCGACTCCCGAGCATCTTTTTCGGGATTACAAGCATGAAGGACCCGAGCAACTTCACTCGCGGGCATCACACCATCGAGGTCGTGCGTTTGATAACCTATTCGGCCTTCGGCGCGTACGCTGATTCAACATCCGGTAACCGTCCCGGAGGCTACCTGGACCTGAAAGAGAGACTCACCGGAGCCATGCTGAAATCGCTCGACAGGATTATTCCGGGAATCGGCGATCATATACTCTTTTGCGAACTGGGAACCCCGCTTACTAATGAACACTATGTGCGCTCGACCCGGGGGGCCTGTTACGGGACTGCAAAAATTTTGAGCCAGATAGGTCCCTTCAGCTTTAAGCAGACTTCGGAGATAGATAATCTTTGTCTGTGCGGAGCGAGTATTCTGCATGGGGTATCGGGAGCCACGACGTCGGGGCTCACACTGGCGGCAACAGTCCTGAAGTGCCGTCCGAGCGAATTGCTTAAGAAGACGGGTCAGAACCTGCGGGTAATCGCCCCGGACAGCCCGCACCCCCCGACACTACCCATCCTCATTCAGGTTCCACATGACCGCGGGAAGGGCGGGTTGTCTTAAGCTTCGGAGAAGAAAGGGGAACCATTCCGATTATGAGAGAGGAGGAAATAAAATGAGGTTACGTGGATTTCCAATTACGACACTAGTCTCGATACTCTGTGCCGGCGCGGTCATGATCGGCTGGTCGGCGTTGCGAAGTACCGTGTGGGCGGGCGAGACGACCCAGGGGGTCGTACCGATGGCCCAGGAAAGAGAAGGGGTGACAGGGCCCGGTTCCACCCCATCCCAAGAATCCGGGGAAGGGCAGAATCAAAGTTTGAAAAAGGATGCGAAAAAGGCGCTCCGGGACCTCAATGAACAGATAGCGGCTCTCGGCACGCAGTTTAAGGGACACGGATCGAAGGTGGAAGCGGGCGCAAAAGAGAGTTGGAATGACCTGAAAGAAAAGCAACGGGATGCAAAGATGAAGCTCAAGGAACTTTCGTCAGCCGGTGGAGAGGTGCGGGAAAAGGCAAAGTCGGACTTCAAAGCAGCCCTTGACGATCTCCGCAAGTCTTATCATAAAGCCGTATCTTACTTCAAATAAGAAGAGACGCCTGCATCAGCCACCCTCTTCTTCCGGTCTTTTATCGATCGCGTGACACGCATCATGGTCCGCACAGCGCTTCTCCCCGGCTTCTTCGTTATCCATCAAAAGTAGCCTCGGCAAATACTGAAAGGCTGAAAAAACCTCCTTGACGCTGCCTCTATGTGAGGCCATTCCACGAAGAAGCGGGTAATGGGTCGGCTCCATTACCCGCTTTTCGACATCGATACCATTCAGTATTACCGCAGGCAGGACAGCTTTCGACAAAGTCTCGCGGCAGACATTGACGCTCCGGGTGAAGATGATTAGGTATCAGTCATGAACTATCCCTGGAGGTGAAAAATGATTCAGAATAAAGTATTCCTGAGTCTTTCGTCCCACCGGCTGAGGGCGGCAATACTGCCCATGATAAGCCTGATTATAATCACCTTTATTTGTACTATTTTTCCCGCGGCCCCTGCATCTTCGGCGAGGGTAGCCCCCAAGGGCCTTCCGCCCTTTACCCTCCCTGCCCCCGCAACCGAGCAGGAGAGGAATTATCTGGGACTCAAGAGCCCGGGCCCTTTCGAGGTAGGGCAGATCAGGCCGGGGGTTGTGATCATCGAGTTCTTTGATTTAGAGTGCCCCTATTGCCGCTCCGCCACCTCGGACGTGGACGAGGTATTTCGGAAAATAGAGGGGAGACCCGACTTGAAAGGCAGGGTTACCCTTATCGGTATCGGCATGAGTAACGACGAAAATAAGGTCAAGACTTATAAGGAAAGGTATCGCGTCCCCTTTCCCGTCTTTCCCGATTCCGACATGGTCATAAGCCGACTCCTCAACGTGAAAACCACTCCCACCTATATAGCTGTGAATGTGGACGGCAAAGGGTCGGCACAAGTCTTCTATCTCCAGGAAGGGGTTTTCAGCAGCCCTGCAGCATTTCTTGGGGACGTGATCTCCGCTTCGGGACTTCCGGGCGCCCGCCCGTAAGGCGGACGGGCAGAGCGCTTCGACAATCTGTCGCGTGGTCCACCAAGAATGACCATCAGGCCTTACGTACGCGTACGTCGACATGTGCTGCAGACGGGCCTGCGGAATAATAAAGGTGGCGAATCCGGCCTTAAAGGGATATAATAGAGTACACACCAACCCGTTCCCACTTCAGGAAATGTTTCGGTAGTAACCGGAGAAGTGGGAGTCCAAAAATAGCATCCATATTCACAATCCGGTTGATTCGATCTTGGTTCGAGATAAGGAGAGGTCTATTTTGACGTTTCTCAGCACATCCCTCATCAGGGGGCCGGCCTATTTATGGGCCCGCTTCCATCAAAAAAAATTAGAGCAAAGAATCATCATTGACGAGCCGCCGCTCCGGTCGGAGCTGTTCAGCGCTTCCCAGATGGAGCATCACGGCAAGGGCCTGGCGGGTGCCCATGTAGTGAGCGCGAGCCCATCGGCCGAACAGCTGCTCGCGCGCCTTGGGGATAATGAAGAGGTCCTCCTCGGCGTGCGGGAGCTCCTGACGGAGGCGGTAAAAGATAACCGGAGGATTACGCCTGCGGGTGAATGGCTCCTCGACAACTTCTATCTTATGGAAGAACAGATTCGCACCGCGAAGCGGCACTTGCCGAAGGGCTACGGCAAAGGACTGCCAAGGCTGAAAAACGGTCCTTCAAAGGGTCTCCCCCGCGTCTACGACATTGCCCTGGAGACGATCTCTCACGGCGACGGCCGGGTGGACCGTGAGGCCCTGAGCGGTTTCGTCGCAGCCTACCAGACGGTCACCGTGCTGGACCTCGGGGAATTATGGGCGATCCCCATCATGCTCCGCCTGGCGCTGATCGAAAACCTGAGGCGTGTTGCGACGCGGATCGCTGCTGACAGGATTAACAGGAACCATGCCGACCACTGGTCGGACCGGATTACCGAAACCGCCGAGTCGAACCCCAAAGATCTGATCCTGACTATTGCCGACATGGCGCGCGCGAAGCCGCCCATGGTGAGCTCTTTTGTCGCCGAGCTTGCGCGCCGGCTCAAAGGCAGGGGCCCCGCCCTCGCATTGCCCCTTGCCTGGATCGAGCAGCAGCTTTCCGGCGCGAGCCTCACTATCGAACAACTGGTGCAGTCGGAAAACCAGCAGCAGGCGGCAGACCAGCTCTCCATCAGCAACAGTATCGGCAGCCTTCGTTTCCTCGGAGCCGCTGACTGGCGGAAATTTGTCGAAACCATGAGCGTGGTTGAGCAGACCCTGTGTGGAGATCCTGCCGGCGTCTACGCTGCAATGGATTTTGCGACCCGCGATCAGTATCGCCACGTGATAGAGAAACTCTCGAAAGGCGGTCTCTTGTCCGAAAACGAAGTGGCCCGTGTCGCAATCCGTCTTGCCGGGGAATCTGAGGCAGGGACGGACGGCGACGGCCGGAAGGGACATGTAGGCTTTTTCCTCATGGATAAGGGGCACGCCCGGCTCAAGGGACTTACGGGCGCGCGCAGGTCTTTGGCTCACGCGATTCAGGGCATGGTCCGCCGGTTTCCTTTATTTTTCTACCTTGGCGCGTTCACGGTAATCACCGCGGTCCTCACGGGGGCTCTATATTCAGTGGGGTATACCCATGGATTACAGGGTCCTCTGGCATGGTTTACGGGTCTGCTCTGCCTTCTGTCGGTGGGTCAGTTATCGATGGCCCTGGTGAACTGGCTTACGACCCGGTTCGTGAGGGCCCGGCCCCTTCCGCGAATGGACTTCTCCAAGGGAATTCCCCTGGAATCAGCGGGTCTCGTCGTGGTGCCCACGATGCTCACCGGTGACCGCAATATTGAGCATCTGATGGACGCCCTGGAGGTCAGATTCCTCGCAAACAGGGACGACAACCTGCGGTTCGCCCTTCTCACCGATTTTCGGGATGCCGCCCAGGAAACCCTGCCTGAGGATGAACGGCTCTTATTGTCGGCCACGCAAAGGATCGAAGAGCTGAACGAGAAATACAGGTCTTCGGAAAAGGATAGTTTTTTTTTATTTCATCGTCCCCGTCGTTTTAATACTCAGGCCAATATCTGGATGGGTTACGAGCGCAAGCGGGGAAAGCTCGCGGAACTGAATTCCTTTCTCCGCGGCGGCTCCCGGGACTGTTTCTCGCTTATCGTCGGCAATACGGATGCAATAAGCGAGGTCAAATACATCATCACCCTTGACACGGACACGCAGCTTCCCCGTGACGCGGCGCGACAGTTTGTCGGGGCCATGGCTCACCCGCTCAACCGTCCGCATTACGATGAAGAAAAACAGCGCATCTCGGCAGGGTACGGCATTCTTCAGCCCCGGGTGGCGGTGAGCCTCCCTAATACGAACCGGTCCCGGTATGCACGCATGTGGGGAAGCGATGCGGGCATCGATCCCTATACCCGGGTGGTTTCCGACGTCTACCAGGACCTTTTCGGGGAAGGCTCCTTTATCGGCAAAGGCATCTATGAGATCGACGCCTTCGAGCGGGCAGTCAAAGGGCGCTTTCCTGAAAATCTTATTTTGAGCCACGACCTGATCGAAGGATGTTATGCCCGGGCAGGCCTTTTAAGCGACGTGCAGTTGTACGAGGAATACCCTTCCCGCTACAGTGCTGACGTGAACCGAAGGCACCGCTGGATTCGCGGCGACTGGCAGATCCTCCGATGGGTGCTGCCCGGGGTGCCCTGCCGGAATGCGCGCTTTTGCGAAAATCCCCTCTCCATGCTTTCCCGATGGAAGATTTTCGATAATCTGCGCCGCAGCCTTTCCCCTCTGGCATTGACACTTCTTCTGCTCCTGGGCTGGATGGTCCTGCCCATGCCCTGGTTCTGGACGTCGTCGGTGATAGCTATCCTGATAATCCCTTCCTTGATCGCTTTTGGTTTGGAATTATTCAAGAAGCCGGCTGATGTGGTTCTCGGTCAGCATATCTTCTCTTCTCTGAGGGAAGGCGGCAGAAGCCTGGGCCAGACCGCATTCACCTTTTCGTGCCTGCCCTATGAAGCGTTTTTCAGCATTGACGCGGTAGTGCGCACCATCTGGCGAATGGCGGCTGCACGCAAGCGGCTTCTGGAATGGAACCCTTCGGGTGATTCCGATCGGGCGAGCCGGATGGGCTTTGCCGGGGCCTGCCGCACCATGTGGATATCTCCGGCCATCTCCGTTGCAACGGCGATATATCTCGCTTTTTCGAGGCCCGAGGTCTTGTTTGCTGCCCTGCCTGTCCTTATCCTCTGGTTTATCTCACCCCTCGTAACCTGGTGGATCAGCGAGCCCCTGGATCGCCGTGAAGCAAAGCTCAGCGCGGGCCAGACAACCTTCCTGAGAAAGATTTCCCGAAAGACATGGGGTTTCTTCGAGACCTTCGTCGGCCCCGAAGACCATTGGCTTCCGCCCGATAATTATCAGGAGCATCCCCTTGCCAAAGTTGCGCACCGCACGTCGCCTACCAACATGGGGCTTTCGCTCCTCGCCAATTTATCGGCATGGGACTTCGGTTATATTTCTGCGGGACAGCTCATGGACCGTACGTCTCAGGCACTCGAGACCATGGAATCCCTGGAGCGCTACAAGGGGCATTTCTACAACTGGTATGACACGGAGTCGCTGAAACCGCTGCTGCCGATCTACATCTCCACCGTAGACAGCGGTAACCTCGCGGCCCACCTGTTGACGCTGCGAGCGGGGCTCGCGGTTCTCCCTGATGCGAAGATAGTGGGGTCCAAGGTATTTGACGGTCTGGGCGATACAATTGATATTCTCTTTGACGAGGCCGGAAAGAACATCCCCCTTCCCCTCTCTCAGGCGAGAGAAGAGCGGGAATACGGTGAAGTCATACGGCTGGATACGCTCCATGGCGTATGGGAGGGGCTTCAGAGGCTCGTCGCCTTTGCCCCGGGAGTGGTCCGTGGCTTTGATGCCGATTCGGAAAGCGTGGCCTCATGGTGGGCGAAGGCGTACGCCGCTCAATGCCGGGCTGCCCTCGACGACCTGACTTTCCTCGTCCCCTGGATGGCATTGTCCCTCCCTTCAGGGGTCCTCAGCGACTTTCCCGCCCTTGGAGAGATTCCGACATTGCGGGCATTGTCCGGTCTTGACCGGAAACTGGTGCCGGCAATTATTGCTCAATCCAATGGGACGGCCGAGGAGCACAGGCGGATTGAAGAGCTCGCGGATGCCGTCAGGGAAGGAAGCGCCAGGGCCAGGGCGAGAATAGGGGCCATGGAGAAGCTTTCCTTCCGATCGGGCGAGCTTGCCCGCATCGATTATG comes from the Syntrophorhabdaceae bacterium genome and includes:
- the bamE gene encoding outer membrane protein assembly factor BamE; this encodes MDTHKTIIGFILCCSFLIGLAGCGGSVRVGDNAPRYLTSNIHAQQQEKEMKASYANWTNPGAGHVIIPVNTPVIVDTVRRDLSIVTRDTNKTIYFEFDEGKMGMTNAQYINIIASPQPTNLNHLSAVDRKGINEGKVYTGMTKEGVRIALGYPAVHKTPSLNSNTWYYWTNRWKSFAVQFDNTGKVSTVIK
- a CDS encoding polysaccharide deacetylase family protein, whose protein sequence is MRVNVAPGIVNALCFDIDDLAYGLNMRNGTHLPYGGLVEKETYVLLESLVKMDIRATMFVPGYVARRYPGVVREIGRAGHEVASHGYTHMTAERLGRKGFREDASMSKSMLEDLLSAEVSTYKAPEWSITPCTPWAYDELISVGYRVDHTAQPALLKSLGRLPDDMEPFTYKDSLTVIPVTSCRLFGRDFPLNGGLFCAYVPISAQIRHYRRLNRKGVPFNYYCHPFEIHPQGANKHPWKYGSVWAAFYGIYFGIYRHHLSHLAEQFRFAPLKTAYRAYLPSMNDASSLYRYASGNGFPA
- a CDS encoding NAD(P)/FAD-dependent oxidoreductase, with translation MLDADTIVIGSGAGGLTAALALAQAGERVLVVEQHTQPGGLCHSFRRGGFRFSPGVHYIGQLGPGGWLRRIYEGLGVADDLTFCEMNPGAFEHIRIGDEVFDLPKGEKAMIERFKMRFPRQAGGIDDYFSLLHTVCEEMACIPETKSFVDFLTVPFRTWNMGRYGLYSLDRILRDRISDPLLRSFLSIQCGDHGLPPSRVPFAMHAPVAGHYIDGGYYPLGGASAIPGALIQGLYKEGGEVRLSTPVEKILIEKRGSRRRAIGVRLEGGAELRAGRIVSNASPHITYNQLVGREHVSSRLRRKLDRTSYSIAALTLFLATDLDLESMGMDSGNYWYASGGDFESVYTRAQDPDAVGDRLPSIFFGITSMKDPSNFTRGHHTIEVVRLITYSAFGAYADSTSGNRPGGYLDLKERLTGAMLKSLDRIIPGIGDHILFCELGTPLTNEHYVRSTRGACYGTAKILSQIGPFSFKQTSEIDNLCLCGASILHGVSGATTSGLTLAATVLKCRPSELLKKTGQNLRVIAPDSPHPPTLPILIQVPHDRGKGGLS
- a CDS encoding beta-ketoacyl-[acyl-carrier-protein] synthase family protein, whose protein sequence is MFRVAITGIGIISCLGNDSETVAASLRQGKSGIVVDEKRIELGFRSPLTGAIKDFVPHSSLSRKQLKTMPDFAVQAYTAAMDALALSGLTPEEIQNGETGLIFGCDSSCVAAIEQAKLVIDQGDTKGIGSGLIFRSMTSTVTMNLNTLLKTKGACWSISSACSSGGHAIGQAADLISLGRQERVICGGAQEINWESMCSFDGINAFSTRIDNPQGASRPFDEGRDGLVPSGGAAAVILERYDLAQQRGARILGEILSYAFSSDGYNLSVPSEEGIAAGMRKGLSSAGLEPSGIDYICAHATSTPVGDAAEAACISSVFGDPTPPVSSTKSMTGHELWMSGASQVVYSVIMARHGFIAPNINFEKPDRRSEKLNIVRETIFRPPRVVLCNSAGFGGTNSCLILKLNA
- a CDS encoding TlpA disulfide reductase family protein — encoded protein: MIQNKVFLSLSSHRLRAAILPMISLIIITFICTIFPAAPASSARVAPKGLPPFTLPAPATEQERNYLGLKSPGPFEVGQIRPGVVIIEFFDLECPYCRSATSDVDEVFRKIEGRPDLKGRVTLIGIGMSNDENKVKTYKERYRVPFPVFPDSDMVISRLLNVKTTPTYIAVNVDGKGSAQVFYLQEGVFSSPAAFLGDVISASGLPGARP
- a CDS encoding NAD(P)/FAD-dependent oxidoreductase, with protein sequence MSYGCAVIGGGVSGMTTAIIMARQGYRTALLESSGKTAPTIRGFTRRGLFFDTGFHYTGGLNEGEPLDIFFRYLGLSGKIEKYSFPEDGFDTFRCLEPRFEFTFPYGYDRIRKQLQDTFPQDARAIDIYLDAVRHVYRSQPYIDLGAGGNMQRSLPGEGQSLSGFLDGITDNEILKCILSMHCLLHGVYPEEVSFLSHACVAGSYYESASGIKGGGSSLSEAFDVRLRELGVEVFCGAEVKEILLSADRSVSGLRFGDDKIINCERCVSTIHPRQLLTLVPDQVFRPVYRKRLETLEDTCSAIILYVESDLPPGDLDRANILLFPSPRFNYPDGNGPVEEKPLFITHARQDRSATPKEGYIVVCPEPNMGTEYWSAPVADRSHAYRSYKESMSRRITAYLETAVPEFRGRISHVECATPLTLKKYTHSPVGSIYGVKHKVEQYNPMPLTKIKNLFLAGQAITAPGIMGAVVSGFLACGSAIGHERLIEELRKWA
- the fabG gene encoding 3-oxoacyl-ACP reductase FabG translates to MGTNRIALITGGSRGIGAAVALALAADGFDIWLNYRSDHEAASNVAKSVEQAGRKCILLPFNVSDPAGVESHLMPLLENETPYALINNAGFKKDVILAWMTHEEWDEVLSVNLGGFFLVTKPVVNNMLRKREGRIINIVSTSGQSGIAGQTNYAAAKAGLMGATKALAVEVARRNVLVNAVSPGFIDTEMVKDLPKDKVLPMIPMGRYGTPMEVAGVVSFLCSEKASYITGQVISVNGGVYR